The Curtobacterium poinsettiae DNA segment CTGCCCGCGACCCAGATGCGCCTCGGCCTGCCGAGCGGTTCGTCCGAGGCGGTCGAGTCGAGCCAGTACAAGGCCTACAAGACGCTCGAGAAGGAGTTCGGCGCCGGGCAGAACGGCCCGCTGCTCGTCGTGGCCACCCTGCCGGAGTCGATCAGCAAGAGCGACGTCACCGCGACCGAGGTCACCATCGGCCAGGCCATCGCGAAGAACGACGACGTGGAGGCCGTGCTGCCGATCGGCGCTTCGAAGGACCGCGACATCATCGCGTTCCAGGTGAAGCCCGCCGGCGGCCCGGACAGCGTGTCCACCGAGGACGTCGTGAAGGACCTGCGCGAGCAGACCGTCTCCACTGACGACGGCAAGGTCACCCTCGGCGTCGCCGGCAACGCGTCGGCGAACATCGACGTGTCCGAGAAGCTGTCGAACGTGCTGCCGCTCTACCTCGTGGTGGTCGTCGGGCTGTCGCTGATCATCCTGATCATCGTGTTCCGGTCGTTCCTCGTGCCGATCACCGCCACCGCCGGGTTCATCCTGTCCGTGCTGGCGTCGTTCGGCGGTCTGACCGCGATCTACCAGTTCGGCTGGCTCGGCTCGGTCTTCGGTGTGCACGACCCGGCACCGATCCTGAGCTTCCTGCCCATCATCGAGATCGGCATCCTGTTCGGTCTGGCGATGGACTACCAGCTGTTCCTGGTGTCCGGCATGCGTGAGGCCTACGCCCACGGCGCGAGCGCGAAGGTGGCCGTCCAGCGCGGTCTGCACGCGGGTCGCGCGGTGGTCACGGCGGCGGCGATCATCATGATCTCGGTGTTCGCTGGCTTCATCTTCTCGGACTCGTCCACCATCAAGCCGATCGGCTTCGGGCTGGCGTTCGGTGTGCTGATCGACGCCTTCGTCGTCCGCATGCTGCTCATCCCGGCCGCGATGCACCTGCTCGGCAAGAGTGCCTGGTGGTTCCCGAGGTGGCTCGACCGCATCGTGCCGGACGTCGACGTGGAGGGCGCGAAGCTCGAGCGCACCCACCCGGTCGCCGGCCACGAGGACACGCACACCGGCACCCACGCGCTCCCCGTGGAGCCCGACGCGAACGCGCACGACTCGGGGCACCCGCCCGCGCACCGCGCGTAGTCGACGCACCATCCCAACCACCCTGGAGGCCCGGTGCCGGTCCACGAGACCGGCACCGGGCCTCCAGGCCGTTGCGCCCACCGCCCCGGGTCGCGACCACACCACTTCGTGCACGAACGAAGTACCCTGAGGGCATGACCCAGACCGCCCCGGACCCGCTCGCGCTCGACCGGCAACTCTGCTTCGCACTCGCGGCGACGAGCCGCAGCGTCATCGGGCTGTACCGCGACCTGCTCGAGCCGATGGGCCTGACCCACCCGCAGTACCTCGTGATGCTCGCCCTGTGGGAGCGGGACCCACGGTCGGTGCGCGAGATCGCCGGCGAGCTGCGACTGGACTCCGCGACGCTGAGCCCGCTGCTCAAGCGACTGGAGGCCTCCGGCTACGTCCGCCGCACCCGCAGCGCCGCCGACGAACGCCAACTCGAGGTGTCCCTGACGACCGCCGGGCACGCCCTGCGCGACCGAGCACAGGCGGTGCCGCTCGCCGTCGCCGACCGGCTCGGGTGGCCACTCGCCCGACTCGAGTCCCTGAAGGACGAGCTGACCGAGCTGCTGGAGCGTGTCGACCAGGTGTGATCCACGGCCATCAGTGCCATGATGGTTCGTGCACGAACGAAAGGATGCACCGTGGGACGCTTCGGCCAGTGGTACGAACGGTGGAACACGACGCTCATCAACAAGATGGGCCCCTCGCAGATCGGTGCCGGTCGGCCCGAGGGCATCGACGACCGGACGATCGACCGGGGCTGCCCCCTGTGCGGCAAGCCCCTCTCCCAGCACCAGGTGATCCGCCCCGAGGGCCAGGTGCGCTCGTCGACGCTGGTGTGCCCTCGCGACTGACCGCACTGCCTGAAGAAGTGCTCCGAGGCGGAATTGCACCGGACAACTCGTCGTTCGCCCTGACGTGAAGCTCTTCGAACCCGCCTCCATCGGCGCCCTGTCCCTGTCGAACCGCGTCGTCATGGCCCCGCTCACGCGCACCCGCGCCGGCGAGCACGGGGTCCCGAACGACCTGCTCGTCGAGCACTACCGGCAGCGCGCCGGCCTCGGCATGATCATCACCGAGGGCACCTGGCCCGTGCAGGAGGGCCGCTCCTACCCCGGGCAGCCCGGCATCGAGACCGACGAGCAGATCGCCGGCTGGCGCCGCGTGACCGACGCCGTGCACGCCGCTGGCGGCACGATCGTCATGCAGCTCATGCACGGCGGCCGCGTCTCGCACACCGACATCTCGCAGACCCCGCGCATCGTCGCCCCGTCCGCCATCGCCGCCCCCGGGCAGACGCACCTGGCCGACGGCTCGAAGGCGGACATGCCCGTCCCGCACGAGCTGACCACCGCCGAGGTGCAGGAGGCCGTGCAGGGCTTCGTGCAGGCCGCCCGCAACGCGATCGCCGCCGGACTCGACGGGGTCGAGGTCCACGGCGCCAACGGCTACCTGGTGCACGAGTTCATGTCGCCGGTGTCGAACACCCGCACCGACCAGTACGGCGGCTCCCCCGAGAACCGCGCACGCTTCGCGATCGAGGTCACCACGGCCATCGCCGAGGCCATCGGCGCCGACCGCACCGGCATCCGCCTGTCGCCCGAGCACGGGATCCAGGGCGTCATCGAGGACGACGCCGCCGACGTCCGCGCCACCTACACCGCCGTCGCCGAGGGCCTCGCGCCGCTCGGCCTCGCCTTCGTCGACGTCCTGCACGCCGAGCCGACCGGTGACCTGGTGCAGCACGTCCGCCGCACCGTGGGCGCGCCGTTCATCGTGAACTCGGGCTTCTCGTCGCTCACCACCCGCGACGAGGCCATCGCGATCGTCGAGGGCGACCACGCCGACGCCGTCGCCGTGGGCCGCGCCGCGATCGCCAACCCGGACCTCGCGCACCGCTGGGAGCACGACGCCGAGCTCAACGAGCCGCGTCCGGAGCTCTTCTACGGCGCGACCGCCGAGGGCTACACCGACTACCCGTCGCTGGCCGAGGCGCGCGCGACCGTCGCGTAGTCGAGGCACCGACAGGTCAAACGGGAGGCCCGTGGCGACACCGCCACGGGCCTCCCGTCCGTACCGGGGCCGCGTCGCAGGCGTGCGCCGACGGTCAGTGGTCGAGGACCGAGAGCGAACCGACCACCGCGACGGCCAACGGTCCGCTGTAGGACACGCAGACGACGCCCATCCACACGGCCCCCGCCCACGTCGCTCGCAGACGGCTCTTCCGCCGGTCGCGGAGCACCAGGCGACGCCCCGCGGCGGCGATCGCGTCGGCGTGCCCGTCCTCGAGCAACGAACGGTCGTCCTGGTACCGGGAGGCGGCGCGCACGATGCGCGGCACGACCTCGCCCAGGACTGCCTCGACCTGCATCCACGGCGCAGGGCGCGACCAGTCCGCGGTCCCCGGCGCCGAGAAGACCAGCCGGTCGTCGACCATCTCGACGTTCCAGCCGGCCGCGTGGTCGACGAGCGCTGCCATCACGTCAGGGGTGAGGACGTACAGCGCGTCCCGGCCGTAGTCCTCCGGCGCCCACACCCGGAAGTGCCGGTCGAAGTCGCCCTCCAGCGACATCCGCTGCCGGTGGCGGAGCACCACCGGCAGGTCGCTGCGACGACCGTCGTTCGCCGTGGCGTCGAGGAGCAGGTGCGGCAACGTGCCGGGCAGCCGGACGGTCAAGTAGGTCCAGTCCCGCGAGACCATCCAGCGCCGCTGGACGCAGCCGAACTCGACGTCCGGGACGCCGTCGACGTGCACGGGGACGGTGCCGAACCGGGGGTGGACGCGGATGCCGGAGTAGCGCGGGGTGATCATCGAGTCGAGCGGCTTCGGACGGACCGGCCTCGCCGGGTACCCGCTGGCCTCCCCCGTCAGCACCGCCCGGGCCTCGTCCGGACGCAGGGTCCGAGGTCGTTCGCCCCGGACCAGGAGCACGACGAGCCCGACCACACCGGCGACGAGCACCACGAACCAGGCCACCCAGCGAGCGACGTCGCCGACACCCGCGCCGTTGTGGACGAGCCCGGTGCCCCAGATCACGAGCGCGGACGCGAGCCACGCGAGCGGGACCTCGATCGCCAGGAGCAGCGCGTTCCACCACCACGGGGCCTGTCGCGGGCGGCGCATCCGCGGTCGTCGTGCCGTCTCCGCCGCGAACTCGTCGTCGGACGCGGTCAACCAGCGCAGGTCCATCGGCCCCCCTCTGGAGAAGGATCGTAGCGTCCGCGTCGAGAACGCCCGGCGGAGCCGTCCACGTCTCCTAGGATCGACGCAGTGAGTACAGCAACGCCGGGCGAGCGGGGCCCCGCGCACCGAGCGCGCGACACCACGCGGTGGGACATCCAGGGCCTCCGCGCGTTCGCCGTCCTCGCGGTCGTCGTCTACCACCTGTGGCCGGGTGCCCTGCACGGCGGGTTCGTCGGCGTCGACGTCTTCTTCGTGATCTCCGGCTTCCTGATCACCGGGCTCCTGCTGCGCGAACAGCTCGCGACGGGCACGATCCGGCTCGGACGGTTCTGGTCGCGCCGGGCCAAACGCCTGCTGCCGGCCGCGTTCCTCACCATCGTGGTCACCGGGATCGCGGTGCTCGTCGCCGTGCCGAGCGCGCTGTGGGGGCAGTACGGGCGCGAGCTGATCGCCTCGACGGTGTACCTGCAGAACTGGGAGCTCGCGGCGAACGCCGTCGACTACCTGGCGTCGGCCGACGCCCCCTCACCGTTCCAGCACTTCTGGTCGCTGTCGGTCGAGGAGCAGTTCTACATCCTCCTGCCGCTCCTGCTGCTCGGCATCGGGGCACTCGCACGCCGTCGGTTCACGCCGCTGGCGACCGCGCGGCTGCTGCTCGGCAGCGTCGTCGTGCTGTCCCTCGTGTGGAGCATCGTGCAGACGGCCACCGATCCCGGCGTCGCCTACTTCTCCACCGGCACCCGCGCGTGGGAGTTCGCACTCGGCGGTCTCGTCGCCACCATGCACCTGCCCGAGGTCCGCACCGAGGTCGCCCGGCGGGTCCGCCTGGTCGCCACCGGCATCGGCGTGGTGGCCCTCGCACTGTCCCTCGTCGTGATCACCCCGGAGACGGCGTTCCCCGGGATCGCGGCGCTACTGCCGGTCGCCGGCGCGGCGCTCGTGCTGCTGTTCGGCGCGGGGACCGAGTTCGAGGACGTCGGTGCGCTCCGGCCCGTCGCCTTCTTCGGGCGGATCTCGTACGCGCTCTACCTCTGGCACTGGCCACTCGTCGTCATCCTGCCGATCATGCTGGGCCGTCCGCTCGACGGGGCGACGAGTTCGGCAGTGCTGCTCGTCGCGATCGGTCTGGCCACCGTGACGACGATCTGGTTCGAGGAACCCGTCCGGTTCTCGACGTGGCTGCGGGACCTGCAGCCCCGGGGCGTCGTCTCGCTCGCCGTGATCTGCAGCTTCACCGTCGTGACACTCGGGGCCGCCACCCTGACCGCCGTCTACGTGCAGGAGGTCAACGCGACCACGGTCACGAAGCAGGTCACCGCGGAGCAGGAGGACGACGACGAGTCCTGCTTCGGTGCCGCCGCCCGCATCGGGTTCGCGGACCCCTGCGTCGATCCCGAACTCGCCGACGTCCGTGTGCCCGCTCCGGCCGTGGCCAAGGACGACGACGACAACCGCGCCGAGTGCTGGAGCGGCACGTTCCGGCCCTGCGTCCTCGGCAAGACCACCGGCTGGTCGAAGCACCTCATCGTCATCGGCGACTCGCACAGCAACGCACTGCTCGGTGCGTACGAGAAGATCGCCGACGACAACGGCTGGCGGATCGACCTGGCCGGCGCCGGCGGGTGTTACCTCACCACCGCGCAGCAGGACTCGCTGAGCCCCTCGTCGATGCGGGGGTGCAACTCGTGGAAGCACGCCGCCATCGACTACGTCCGCGAGCACCGCGACGCCGACGCCCTGGTCGTCACCCACTCCACCACGCAGATGCCGGTGAGCCTGCCGCCCGGACCCGCCCGCGACAAGGCCACCCGCAACGGCCTGGTCGACGCGTGGGAGCAGGCGGCCGGTGACGAGCTGCCCGTCATCGCGGTCCGTGACAACCCGGTACCCCGCCCCGACGTCGTCGCCTGCCTGAGCACGATGTCCGGGCCGACGACGGACGCCTGCGACCGGTCGCGCGCCGAAGCACTCGGCCTGACGGACTCGTCGGTCGAGGCCGTCGCCGCGTTCCGGGCGGCCGGGGGCAGGGCAGCATCGATCGACCTGAGCCGCTACTACTGCACCGACACCACGTGCCCGGCAGTCGTCGGAGGCGTCCTGGTCTACCGGGACAGCACGCACATCACGGCGACGTGGGCGTCGTCGCTCGAGCCGTACCTGGAGCGTGCGCTGCAGGACCGGTTGGCGGCGTTCGCGCGCTGAGCCGGACGGCCCGCGTCACCCTGGACGCATCGCCCCGACAGGGGAAGACTGGAACGGTCGGTTCCACGTCACCAGGGAGCGAACATGCGTGAACACGTCCCCAGCCGGGTCAGCGACACCGCGGTCGACGACCTCGTCGATCGGCTCCGTCGGTACCGCGCGGTCACCCGGCCAGCGCTCGGCCACGACGTCGGCGTCGATGAGCAGCTGCTGACCGAGACGCTCCGGCATTGGGCTGACGCCCACGACTGGCGGGCCCACGAACGCCGCATCGCCGGCTGGGGCTGGCAGGAGACCGAGGACACCGCTGTACCGATCCGCGCAGTCGTCCGTGCAGCCGATCGTCTCGACGCGCCCGTGGTCCTGTTCCTCCACGGGTGGCCGGACTCGGTGCTGCGGTTCGAGCACGTGTTCCCCCTGGTGTCGGACCTGACGGTCGTCGCCCCG contains these protein-coding regions:
- a CDS encoding MarR family winged helix-turn-helix transcriptional regulator — encoded protein: MTQTAPDPLALDRQLCFALAATSRSVIGLYRDLLEPMGLTHPQYLVMLALWERDPRSVREIAGELRLDSATLSPLLKRLEASGYVRRTRSAADERQLEVSLTTAGHALRDRAQAVPLAVADRLGWPLARLESLKDELTELLERVDQV
- a CDS encoding alkene reductase; protein product: MKLFEPASIGALSLSNRVVMAPLTRTRAGEHGVPNDLLVEHYRQRAGLGMIITEGTWPVQEGRSYPGQPGIETDEQIAGWRRVTDAVHAAGGTIVMQLMHGGRVSHTDISQTPRIVAPSAIAAPGQTHLADGSKADMPVPHELTTAEVQEAVQGFVQAARNAIAAGLDGVEVHGANGYLVHEFMSPVSNTRTDQYGGSPENRARFAIEVTTAIAEAIGADRTGIRLSPEHGIQGVIEDDAADVRATYTAVAEGLAPLGLAFVDVLHAEPTGDLVQHVRRTVGAPFIVNSGFSSLTTRDEAIAIVEGDHADAVAVGRAAIANPDLAHRWEHDAELNEPRPELFYGATAEGYTDYPSLAEARATVA
- a CDS encoding acyltransferase family protein — protein: MSTATPGERGPAHRARDTTRWDIQGLRAFAVLAVVVYHLWPGALHGGFVGVDVFFVISGFLITGLLLREQLATGTIRLGRFWSRRAKRLLPAAFLTIVVTGIAVLVAVPSALWGQYGRELIASTVYLQNWELAANAVDYLASADAPSPFQHFWSLSVEEQFYILLPLLLLGIGALARRRFTPLATARLLLGSVVVLSLVWSIVQTATDPGVAYFSTGTRAWEFALGGLVATMHLPEVRTEVARRVRLVATGIGVVALALSLVVITPETAFPGIAALLPVAGAALVLLFGAGTEFEDVGALRPVAFFGRISYALYLWHWPLVVILPIMLGRPLDGATSSAVLLVAIGLATVTTIWFEEPVRFSTWLRDLQPRGVVSLAVICSFTVVTLGAATLTAVYVQEVNATTVTKQVTAEQEDDDESCFGAAARIGFADPCVDPELADVRVPAPAVAKDDDDNRAECWSGTFRPCVLGKTTGWSKHLIVIGDSHSNALLGAYEKIADDNGWRIDLAGAGGCYLTTAQQDSLSPSSMRGCNSWKHAAIDYVREHRDADALVVTHSTTQMPVSLPPGPARDKATRNGLVDAWEQAAGDELPVIAVRDNPVPRPDVVACLSTMSGPTTDACDRSRAEALGLTDSSVEAVAAFRAAGGRAASIDLSRYYCTDTTCPAVVGGVLVYRDSTHITATWASSLEPYLERALQDRLAAFAR